One Haladaptatus sp. ZSTT2 genomic window, TGCGACGCTCGATCTCCTTGAGGATCCGGACATCCGTGCCGAGATTGCGGGACAGTATGATTACGTGTTCTGTGACGAATTCCAGGACACAGATGCTGTCCAATTCGAGCTGGTCGACCAGCTCGCGGACGATGACAAACTGTTCGTGGTCGGTGATGATGACCAGGCGATCTACGAGTGGCGTGGGGCGGCAGTCGAGAACATCGGGCACCGACTCGAGGAACGCTACGAGACGCTGGTTCCAGAAACGCTTGAGGAGAACTTCCGCTCCAAGCAACCGATTCTGGATGTCGCGAACAACGTCATTGCACAGCTAGAGGCCCGTGGAAGCGAGAAGGAACTCACCGCAGTCGGTGACGCTGCGGATGCGAGCGATGGCATTGCGACGATAACGGCAGCTGAGGACGATGAAGTGCAGGCTGAACAGATTGCGACTGCAATCGGCCACCTCCTTTCAGGGTCACTCGGTGACGTCGATGAAACGTATGATGCGGGCGACATCGCACTTCTCGTACGGAAAAATCGCCATGCAAAGCCGATCGTACGGGCGCTTGAAGAGCGCGGCATCCCGTATCAACTCGCTGGTGGACTCGCGGCCGATTCGGTTGGTGTTGAGACCGTCCTCGCGTATCTCAAAGCACTTGCGAACCCAACGGACGAGGTCAGTCTGAATCGTGTGTTGACGATGCGCTATCGGCTTCACGACGCTGATATACGACTACTCAACACTGCCTCTGATTCGTTATCGGAGGCCTTGCAGTCGCTTCCACTCGACCAGTTTCGTGAACCTGAGCGCGTTCGTCGTGCCCGTGAAGATTTCCAGGCGCTACGTGCCAAGCGAGAGATCTACTCCGTAGCTCGTCTGTTCCGCGAGTTGAAAGAGCAGACGAATATCCACTGGTACCTGTCGCCACAAGAACGACGAGACCTACGAACCCTGGAGTCACTTATCGACTCCTTCGGAGAGGGCGCGCTCCAGCCAGCATTAGACGAGTCGTTCCTCGAACTGCTCTCCCTCATGGGGTCACTCGACGATAGCATCGCTGGCGTCCAAGACCAGGCTGACACGGTGCGTGACGCGGTCAACATCATGACCGTGCACAAGAGCAAGGGACTGGAGTTCCCGGTCGTCTTCCTCCCGAACCTTTCTGCTGACCAGTGGGAACCGAGTACGCGCTCGTACGATACACTCGGCCACACGCTCGAAGAGACAGCTGCTACCCCGCTCGACCAAGACTTCGAAAAGCGCGACGAGTACGAAGCGCGCCGCATTTTCCACGTCGCCATGACGCGTGCGGAAGAACAACTCGTACTCGTTGGTCGGCACGCCGACGACGGCGGAGTTGATGACAGCGATCTCTCGCTATCGTTCATCGACTCCTGGCTCCCCGAGCAAATCCCTTGGCGGGCCACCGGCGCATCCTTCCCCATCTGGCAAGAGGTCACTGCTGGACTTCCACCGGCAGCCACAGATTGGACGGACAAGGTTGCTCCGACCGATGGCAGCGTCGATCCGACTATCTCTGTGGACGGCGAACCAGTACCCCAGTCAGCGGCCCGGGACCGCGTCCTGGCACTTGCTCGTGGTTTACTGAACGGGGACCTCGACTCTGTCTCACCTGCAACGGCTGGATTTGCCGTTGAAGCGCTATCGACGGATGGTGGTCCTGCGCTGAGTCACCGGCACAGCTATACTTCGCTCGAGAAGTACAGCCAGTGTTCCCGGCGTCACTATCTCGATTATCTGGTTCGTGCGTTCGAGGATCCCCAGCGAGGTGCCACCGGTTCCGACACCGTGTCGATTCGTGATACGGGTATCCTCTTCCACGATACGGCTGAGCTAGCTGCGAAACGGAGTCTGACATCTCCTGAGGAATGGAACGATGTCTGCGACGAACTCGGCCGCCAGGAGAGTTACTCTGCTGATATCGTTGATCAGGCCAAGGACTGCATCGACCGGTACTTCAGCACTGGGGCAAGTTCGTGGGAGATCCTCAGTGCAGAACGGTCGTTCACGCTCGACATTGATGGTCATACGATTACGGGGAAAATTGACGCTGTCTGTCGCAACTCGGCTGGCAACCTCGTCGTCCTCGATTACAAGGCGACCACGATGCAGCGCTCGCTCGATGACAACCTCCAGTTACCGATCTATCTGCTCGCCTGCCAACAGCTCTTCGACGAACGAATCGAGGAAGCTGGCTATGTCTATGTCGGGTCGGTTGGCCCCGACATGAGTACTCGTGCGTTCTCTGATGATGAATTAGCGCAATGCCGAGAAGACCTCCTCACACGGTTACAAGCGGCTGAAGACTCGACCTTTGACGACTACACTGCGGGCGATCACTGCCAGTGGTGTCCCCACCGTAGCCTGTCCTGCAGCCAAACTCACTAAGCTGCTGTCGATTTTTTCGACTCACCTCGAGTTGGTCATTCGCTATTGTTGTCGACGCCAGCTTAGCCGCAATTGCAATATCGGTTTCAAATCCATTGCTTCGTTAGAAAATATCGAACGAGCGCCACTTAGGAAAGTTCCTTTATCGTCTTCTTGTCGTGGTCTGTGAGGAGTTGGACGTCGTATTCGTCCTCCATCGTAGCAATGTTCTGGAGGAGTTCAAGGGCCATGTTTTCGTTACCCTTCTTGAGGTGGTACTTGGCCTGCTTCCGCTGAACCTTGGCAACGCCTTTTTTCCCATCGTGCCATGGAAGAATCTCCATGTAGTACATCTTGGCTTGGTTGAGATTTGCCCACCACTCGTCGGTGTCACCCTCTTCTTTCCATATCTCTTTGGCAAGCTTCCAGTGTGTCTCTGCGAGTTCCCGAGCCACCGGCTTTTTCTCGTACTCGCCGTTCGCAAGTTCGTAGGCCTCCTCAAGAAGTTCTAGAGCTTCCTCCAGATCAGCTTCTTCCCCACTTGCTCGAAGTTCTTCATAACGATCCTTCCGTACAAGTTCCTCGCTCCGCCACACCGTTTCACCGTCGAGATTTATTGCACGATACCGAGAGTCACCATCCAGCAGATACAATACCTCTTCGCCTTCGTGACTTCCAAACTTCTGTTGTGGGCCGTTCAGATTGGGCGTCTCGTATTCCGTCACAACTTCGCCCGTATCAGTGTCGAAGATGTACACCGTCCGATCTGGGTTGTGGGTCGCCGTTGAAGCGTATCGTCCGTTGTCAGTGATCGCACACCTCCAGATGTTTGCGTCGAACTCGTGTTCAACGATCGGCTCACCATTAGAATCGACGACAACAAGTGTCCCACGTAGATCCTGGTCGGTAGCGTCACCGATGTCAGTTACTACTATAGTTCCATTGTTGGCTACAGCAGCATCCTCTACACGAGTGACGCTGAAGGCGTGTGCAACTTGGCTGGAAGAGTTCACTAGCACAATTGGTGCGCCATCATCTGATCCAGAACTGGCATAGAGGCAGTGCCATTCACCGTTGGGAGATTCCACCGACTGGAACATCACTCTTGATCCACGGAAGTTACCGGAGATAAACTCAGAACTCAGAGAATCCTCGATTACTATATCGGGACTCGGCTCCGCTGACTTTTCCGATTTGGAGGAAGAGCGCTTACCAAATATCTTGTCAAATATTCCCATATCTGATGTTGACAATCCTGAGTGTTTAAACATACTGTCGAAGAGACAGTGCGATATTTTGGACAGGGACTATCATAGCCAAGATAGCGCCCACCGGCAGACCCGATCACAGCGAAGCAGACCGATTGTATCTCTGGCGTTCTCCACCTGCCACTTAATCTTAATCCTAATATTAAATTGCTACCACTCTCTCCGTTTTAATCTCGGAGCCCTGGAACCTCGTCCGTCTTAGCGAGCTACGCGTTCTCAGTTGTTCAGGGATGACACCGCTCGTGGATTTCGAAAAGGTAGAACGAATTCAACTTGACCCGACTTTACGCGGGAACTTCGATAAGCAGTTCCTGAACGCTCGGAATGTTAATCCTCGACGCCTCGTTGTGGGGGTGCAACATGACCTGCCCACGCACTCATGTCGACCATCGCAATCCCGATCACCACGAGGCACTCCACCCAACCCGGAATATCGGCAACGCCCACGTCGTCGCTGGCGAATTTCTCACGTCACGGTACCACGACGCCCTTCAAACTGTCCTCCATCCGCTCGGTGAGTCTCTCGAGACCCACGATCGGCACGCCCTCAACGACCTCGGCATCGTCCACGCAAATGGTACCCTCAATGATCTCTCTCCGATTGTTCGCACCTACGTCAAGCTCGACGATTTTTGGACACGCACCCACCGTATTGCGCTCGATGAGTTATTCGCTGCTCGACGCGCCCACTTGCTAAGCTGCTGTACCCGCAGTTTTCTTTCCCAATTTCCACGTCATACACTCGAGGTCGAGTCTGGGCGTACCGGTGCCGCGCTAGATGCGACGCTAGCTCCGCTTCTCGACAATGGCTTCCTCTCGTGGACGGACGATGAGGAGGCCACCTGCACCGTTGATGAACATCATGCGTTATATCGGCCCACTGAGCGCCTCTTTGACTCCCTGCTTGAACAAGCGCCCATCCTCTGTGACCTCCTCCCGCCAACCGACCTCTAGTAGAGCGGTTCCGTCCAATTCCTCTTCATCCAACCCCGAGACCGTCACGTGATCGACCCTTGCCCTTACCTTACTTTCACTCAGAGCCAATAAAAGAGACCGTAGCTGATGGGTTAACCTTAATATTAGACTTAAGCTTGTCACCCTCGTGTGCAGATGCACTCGTGGCCGATCGAGAGATAGTCGAGAATATACTGGTGAACCGCGGTCGCGAGCTCGAGCATGGCGTCGGCCTGTGTCTCTCCGCCGACGGCCTGTCGATAGTAGGTTTTCGAACGATTCTCCCGCCAGAGTTGGAGGAATTGGTCTCCCAGCGACTCGCTGTACAAGTTCGCCTCGGCACCCCGTTCGTAGACGTCCGAATGGGTGACGAACTCCGTGCTGTCCATCCCAGTTGCGTGAAGGAGATAGAAGTGAATACTGCGTTCGATGGCGATGAATGAACTTTCGATGACGACGGTGTAGTACCCGTTCTGTGTTCGCAGGAAGCGGGCTGCATCGAGGAGGCGACATGCCTTCCGGAGCTGCAGGAGTGCATCGTCGTCGGTGTCGAGTCCGGACTCTTTGCGCACTGGTTCACGCTCGAACGCTCGCTGAGCGTCCGTGAGTGCATCTTCAACGTAACTACTGTCCATTCGTCAGTACCTCTTGCTTGGCGGTTTGGAGGTCCTCAGTTCCGTGGAGAACGATACCCTCGGTGAAGATCTCGCGGAGTCGATCGCCGATGTTGGTAACGCTCTCTACTGATTCGGCGAGTACCTGGAACTGGTAGCGGTCGCCAGCGAATCGCTCCTCCTCTAAGTCGCGTGCGACTTCGTGAGCGATTCGCTGGGCAGTCGCCTTCTCCTCGGTGACGAGAACAAAGCAGTCGACGTCGCTCGACCGGTCAGCCTCGCCACGAGCGACACTGCCGAAGACGAGGATGCCAGCAATGTTGTCAATCCGGCTGCGCAACCTGTCCACGAGGGTTCGAACCGGATCGTGGAACTCGGATTGCGGGATCTGGAGAACTGGGTCGTCTGGCTTTGTGAGGCGTTCGCGATTGATCTGGACGAGCTTCCTGTTCCCTTCTCGTGTAATATGGACGAGGTCGGTTTCAGCTAACAGGTCGACTGTATCGGTCACGCTGCTTGGGCTATGATCGGTCGCCCGTCGGATGTCCCTGATGCTGAACCGTGTATGTGGGTTGTTTGCGAGCAGTGTGAGGATGTCGCCTGTTGCTGCGTATCGGAATAGCCGGCTGTTCGGCACCGGTACTGGGATTGTAAGCTCCATCCCTGAAGTTTGTTCGCTGAGGGCTACCATGGTCGCTCTTAGCTACCAATACTCTTGTAGATTTTGGTGAGTCTCAAGTGGGACTGCGAGAAGAGACGACGTAAACCACAGAATCTAATCTTAAGAATAAGATTAAACCAGCTATCTACTACTTTGTGATCCTGTAGCCCCAATACAGGTCTGTCGTTCACATGGGCGACTAGTAGTGAATTACTGACGATTCAGTCTACTCCATAATCACCGGATTACTAATCTCAAAGGTTTAATCTTATTCTTAAGATTAACCATACCCGCTCAAACGGAGATCCTCTGTCCGAAGGGCTAGGTGAATAGGAATCCGGTAAGGCTCGACAGTGATGGACGCCGTGGCAGGCTCAATCCTCGATTTCAGTCGCGGCACGATTCAGTATTCTATTGAAATCGTGACGGAGGCGGGCCGGTTTGGTTTCATACTCGCCAGCATCCTCGTATATGTTGAGAACACAGGCTCGAATATCACCTTCACTCCGATCCATAGCCTCGGCAACATCGTTCCAGGCTCTGTCCATTCGTGTCTCATCAATCGAGCGGAGATGTCCGTTGTCATCTCGCCTCGGTGGATTCCCATCGCGTTTCCGGTAGCTCTCTAGCAGGTGTTCTCTGTACTTCGGAGCAACTCGGCCCTCAATGAAGAATCCCGGAATGACGTCTGCTGCTGCGTCTCCCACTTCTTCGGGGAGAACTCTACTCCGACGCTGTTTGATCAGGTCTCTGAGACCCATATGCTTGCTATAAACCCGGGAGGACATATAGGGTCAAACCTGTGTTATCGATTTCTAGGAGGAGTAGAGCCAGATTCAGATAATACGGGCACTGTGTTTTATATAGGGGTTTCCCAGGTGCGTCTCTGGATTCTCTCGGGGCCCTCTAAAGGCAGCTAATACCCGTAATCTTAATATTAGGATTAACATTAGGGTTATGACGCCTCCTCAACCAACGTCCTACTGCTGCATCCATGCGTTGGTTGAGTCACTCGCCAAGAAGGTCGTCGACTTGCTTCGCGGTTT contains:
- a CDS encoding ATP-dependent helicase yields the protein MSPPPAEDDPDDEPSPRIPQQRIIESGEYPMRVLAGAGTGKTFTMVRKIEHLIDEHDVSPDRILALTFTNKAADSMREKLNEKLGAPGYDVNAYTYHSICHDILREYAYHAAIDPQFDVVNNADRTALIHEALDEITYRFTSPEVYGPDSHADGAAGSLLKFISTMKSKGISPGTIDTFLGDADRLLELEALVDRIVDRANETVRVSWRAPSTDRLEEMRDGLADLQQSIASERTALGQTGVEQSVATYLRGMEETCTSLDELLETEEASIIDGEHKPAFRLPAYLFGTYSSPPSGIPDSMSVTLTGKLRSFVEECQEAADLVAGYTAYEQRLREASLVDFADLIGATLDLLEDPDIRAEIAGQYDYVFCDEFQDTDAVQFELVDQLADDDKLFVVGDDDQAIYEWRGAAVENIGHRLEERYETLVPETLEENFRSKQPILDVANNVIAQLEARGSEKELTAVGDAADASDGIATITAAEDDEVQAEQIATAIGHLLSGSLGDVDETYDAGDIALLVRKNRHAKPIVRALEERGIPYQLAGGLAADSVGVETVLAYLKALANPTDEVSLNRVLTMRYRLHDADIRLLNTASDSLSEALQSLPLDQFREPERVRRAREDFQALRAKREIYSVARLFRELKEQTNIHWYLSPQERRDLRTLESLIDSFGEGALQPALDESFLELLSLMGSLDDSIAGVQDQADTVRDAVNIMTVHKSKGLEFPVVFLPNLSADQWEPSTRSYDTLGHTLEETAATPLDQDFEKRDEYEARRIFHVAMTRAEEQLVLVGRHADDGGVDDSDLSLSFIDSWLPEQIPWRATGASFPIWQEVTAGLPPAATDWTDKVAPTDGSVDPTISVDGEPVPQSAARDRVLALARGLLNGDLDSVSPATAGFAVEALSTDGGPALSHRHSYTSLEKYSQCSRRHYLDYLVRAFEDPQRGATGSDTVSIRDTGILFHDTAELAAKRSLTSPEEWNDVCDELGRQESYSADIVDQAKDCIDRYFSTGASSWEILSAERSFTLDIDGHTITGKIDAVCRNSAGNLVVLDYKATTMQRSLDDNLQLPIYLLACQQLFDERIEEAGYVYVGSVGPDMSTRAFSDDELAQCREDLLTRLQAAEDSTFDDYTAGDHCQWCPHRSLSCSQTH
- a CDS encoding nucleotidyltransferase domain-containing protein — its product is MVALSEQTSGMELTIPVPVPNSRLFRYAATGDILTLLANNPHTRFSIRDIRRATDHSPSSVTDTVDLLAETDLVHITREGNRKLVQINRERLTKPDDPVLQIPQSEFHDPVRTLVDRLRSRIDNIAGILVFGSVARGEADRSSDVDCFVLVTEEKATAQRIAHEVARDLEEERFAGDRYQFQVLAESVESVTNIGDRLREIFTEGIVLHGTEDLQTAKQEVLTNGQ